A DNA window from Deltaproteobacteria bacterium GWC2_65_14 contains the following coding sequences:
- a CDS encoding tryptophan synthase subunit alpha — protein sequence MSRIEDLFSGLRRSGGKALVVYLTAGDPAPDRSLAYIFAAAEGGADIIEVGIPFSDPTADGPTIQAAAGRALAAGMTVGGALSLVSSFRERHGTPAVLFGYYNPFLRYGVGAFCRDAVRAGADGVLVVDLPVEESGEMAPEARRAGLDWIPLVAPTSGPERVRRASRSGSGFLYMISVTGITGVRKSFPPGMAAWAGEVRKHSRLPVAIGFGVSTPAMARSAARLADAVVVGSACVQIVERHGSSRTGPDALRRFVRSLKTAMR from the coding sequence ATGTCCCGGATTGAGGATCTCTTCTCCGGGCTGCGGCGATCGGGGGGGAAAGCGCTGGTGGTGTACCTGACCGCGGGGGACCCCGCCCCGGACCGCTCTCTCGCATATATTTTCGCGGCGGCGGAAGGAGGAGCGGATATAATCGAGGTGGGGATTCCGTTTTCGGATCCCACGGCGGACGGCCCGACGATCCAGGCGGCCGCGGGAAGGGCGCTGGCCGCGGGGATGACCGTGGGAGGGGCGCTGTCTCTGGTTTCCTCGTTCCGGGAGAGGCATGGAACCCCCGCGGTGCTGTTCGGGTACTACAACCCCTTTCTCCGCTACGGGGTCGGGGCATTCTGCAGGGACGCCGTGCGGGCGGGCGCGGACGGGGTTCTCGTCGTGGACCTCCCGGTGGAGGAATCGGGCGAGATGGCCCCCGAGGCGAGACGGGCCGGGCTGGACTGGATTCCGCTGGTGGCTCCCACAAGCGGCCCGGAGCGGGTGCGACGCGCCTCCCGGTCGGGGTCCGGATTCCTGTATATGATCTCGGTGACTGGGATCACGGGGGTCCGGAAGTCCTTTCCTCCCGGAATGGCGGCCTGGGCAGGAGAGGTGAGGAAACATTCCCGGCTGCCGGTGGCGATCGGGTTCGGCGTTTCCACGCCGGCAATGGCGCGTTCCGCCGCAAGGCTGGCGGACGCCGTCGTGGTGGGAAGCGCCTGCGTGCAAATCGTGGAGCGTCACGGGTCCTCGCGGACCGGGCCGGACGCCCTCCGGCGATTCGTCCGGTCGCTCAAAACGGCG
- a CDS encoding tryptophan synthase subunit beta, whose product MRGGDSAVKVRNRRRWPDRSGHYGPFGGRYVAETLMTALIDLEKAYRDALRDRGFRRELAGLLREYAGRPTPLTFAGRLTEKAGGAKLYLKREDLAHTGSHKINNTLGQGLLARRMGKRRIIAETGAGQHGVATATVCAKMGIACDVYMGSEDMRRQELNVFRMRLLGAKVIPVESGSRTLKDAMNAALRDWVTNVRTTYYLIGSTAGPHPYPMIVRDFQSVIGREARKQFREAEGRLPTAIVACVGGGSNSLGIFHPFLGRKEVRLYGVEAAGLGLSSGRHGATLSKGEVGVLHGSKSYVLQDRDGQIREAHSISAGLDYPGVGPEHAFLKSTGRAAYVSVTDRQALAGFDLLTRYEGILPALESSHAVAFGVRLARKMKRSETVLVNLSGRGDKDIAILSGKTGAGHVPD is encoded by the coding sequence ATGCGAGGAGGGGATTCGGCAGTGAAGGTGCGCAACCGTAGGCGGTGGCCGGACAGGTCGGGGCACTACGGCCCATTCGGGGGGCGGTACGTCGCGGAGACGCTCATGACCGCCCTGATCGACCTGGAGAAGGCCTACCGGGATGCCCTCCGGGATCGCGGATTCCGGAGGGAGCTGGCCGGGCTCCTCCGGGAATATGCCGGGCGACCGACCCCGCTGACCTTCGCCGGGCGGCTCACGGAGAAGGCCGGCGGGGCGAAGCTCTACCTGAAGCGGGAGGATCTCGCCCACACCGGTTCCCACAAGATCAACAACACCCTGGGACAGGGACTGCTCGCCCGCCGGATGGGGAAGCGGCGGATCATCGCCGAGACCGGCGCCGGCCAGCACGGCGTGGCCACCGCCACCGTCTGCGCGAAGATGGGGATCGCCTGCGACGTATACATGGGGTCGGAGGACATGCGCAGGCAGGAACTGAACGTCTTCCGCATGCGCCTCCTGGGGGCAAAGGTCATTCCGGTGGAATCCGGCAGCCGGACTCTCAAGGACGCGATGAACGCGGCGCTGCGCGACTGGGTGACGAATGTCCGGACGACTTACTATCTCATCGGCTCGACGGCGGGTCCCCACCCGTATCCGATGATCGTCCGGGATTTCCAGTCGGTCATCGGGCGGGAGGCGCGGAAGCAGTTCCGGGAGGCGGAGGGAAGGCTCCCCACGGCGATCGTGGCATGTGTGGGGGGGGGAAGCAATTCCCTGGGGATCTTCCATCCTTTTCTCGGGAGGAAGGAGGTCCGTCTCTACGGGGTCGAGGCGGCGGGGCTGGGGCTTTCCTCCGGACGGCACGGCGCCACGCTGTCGAAGGGGGAGGTGGGGGTCCTGCACGGCAGCAAGTCGTACGTCCTGCAGGATCGGGACGGGCAGATCCGCGAGGCCCACTCGATCTCCGCCGGACTCGACTACCCGGGGGTCGGCCCCGAGCACGCCTTCCTGAAATCCACCGGGCGCGCCGCCTACGTGTCGGTCACGGACCGGCAGGCGCTGGCAGGGTTCGACCTGCTGACGCGGTACGAGGGGATCCTGCCCGCCCTGGAATCCTCGCACGCGGTCGCATTCGGGGTGCGTCTCGCGCGGAAGATGAAGCGGTCCGAAACGGTCCTCGTCAACCTGTCGGGCCGCGGGGACAAGGACATCGCAATCCTTTCCGGGAAAACGGGGGCGGGACATGTCCCGGATTGA